Proteins encoded by one window of Haliotis asinina isolate JCU_RB_2024 chromosome 6, JCU_Hal_asi_v2, whole genome shotgun sequence:
- the LOC137287981 gene encoding uncharacterized protein has product MDLWDGLLALLAVYSASLPEVTALQSYACYGTANNFLELNCEDGTAIKVTEVLYGAKLKDDNCPVPTVNTNHDPACCYLTETTCAFSLPGGVDERTDPYKAVCAGLTTCSMQTQWLDTTGHCSEDYMSHTNFMQLTYICLKGNTSQPNNVAASSKPVKTAATTTTTTTATTTTTATTTSRPSSTQKEGSTTATKTPDYELYTGTSSKPTKDGTPKSGPEHLTSDRPNRPWSRSNLSNAGSRSSPHMTPSPSPGKHVEMDVTFTTTSASVKSSSSASTSSFAFTTGMMGGMTAAIVGLMLTIFGFIFYWGRRRRKLSTTKANNSSTVWDFLLAHTVAARTFRRGYDNFSNNRESVSSETDATTGKTTWLPNIRVEPSPDTQSVTSDDNCSIVNINTLGTISSTHNRSEA; this is encoded by the exons CTCTGCAGTCATATGCATGTTATGGAACTGCCAACAACTTCCTGGAACTGAACTGTGAAGATGGGACGGCAATCAAAGTGACGGAGGTCCTGTATGGAGCTAAGCTTAAGGATGACAACTGCCCAGTCCCAACAGTCAACACAAACCATGACCCAGCCTGTTGCTACCTCACAGAAACAACCTGTGCCTTCTCTCTCCCAGGGGGTGTTGATGAAAGGACTGACCCCTACAAGGCAGTGTGTGCTGGTCTGACAACTTGCTCCATGCAGACCCAGTGGTTGGACACAACAGGACACTGCAGTGAGGACTACATGTCACATACAAACTTCATGCAACTCACTTACATCTGTCTGAAGG GAAACACCAGTCAACCAAACAATGTAGCAGCATCGAGTAAACCAGTGAAAACAGcagctacaacaacaacaacaaccacagcaACAACTACCaccacagcaacaacaacatccaGACCATCAAGCACACAAAAGGAAGGAAGTACCACTGCCACTAAGACACCCGACTATGAATTGTATACAGGGACATCTTCTAAACCAACTAAAGATGGAACTCCAAAGTCAGGACCAGAACATCTGACATCAGACCGACCTAACAGACCATGGTCTAGGTCTAACTTGTCAAATGCTGGGTCTCGATCATCTCCCCACATgaccccatccccatcccctgGGAAACACGTGGAGATGGATGTGACCTTCACCACCACATCTGCATCTGTcaagtcatcatcatcagcatcaacatcCAGTTTTGCAT TCACCACAGGAATGATGGGAGGGATGACTGCAGCCATTGTTGGACTAATGCTGACCATCTTTGGTTTCATCTTTTACTGGGGCAG GAGGAGAAGGAAGTTGTCTACCACCAAAGCCAACAACAGCAGCACTGTATGGGACTTCCTCCTGGCTCACACGGTTGCTGCCCGCACATTCCGGCGTGGCTACGACAACTTCAGCAACAACCGAGAGTCTGTTAGCTCAGAGACAGATGCAACAACTGGCAAAACAACATGGTTGCCCAACATCCGTGTAGAACCAAGCCCAGACACACAATCCGTGACATCAGATGACAACTGCAGCATTGTGAACATCAACACCCTTGGCACAATTAGCAGCACACACAACCGCTCTGAGGCATAG